One Gadus chalcogrammus isolate NIFS_2021 chromosome 22, NIFS_Gcha_1.0, whole genome shotgun sequence genomic window carries:
- the grinaa gene encoding glutamate receptor, ionotropic, N-methyl D-aspartate-associated protein 1a (glutamate binding) produces MSQDKSGYPGMGETNPLHHDVYGPTQPGFGMPPPNYNLATTGAFPPAAGQLGYPVQGQPGYPQAGYGQPDYPQPGYGQPGYPQAGYAPQGYPQPGPGFVPDAQVPYAEGSSLPYQNSPQQPLTHSGGPMGVPVYGDVPPSYYDNEDFTNSGFEDKTIRQAFIRKVFMVLTVQLTVTFSFVAVFTFVDEAKLFVRHNPWTYYASYAVFVVSLIVLSCCGDFRRKHPWNLVALSILTLSLSYMVGMIASFYNTDTVIMAVGITAVVCFTVVVFSLQSKYDFTSCRGVLFVCLIVLLVFSFLCIFIRNRILDIVYASLGALLFTCFLAVDTQLLLGNKKMALSPEEYIFAALNLYTDIINIFLYILAIVGRSRD; encoded by the exons ATGTCCCAGGATAAGAGTGGCTACCCCGGCATGGGGGAGACCAACCCACTCCACCACGACGTCTACGGGCCCACCCAGCCTGGCTTCGGCATGCCCCCTCCCAATTACAACCTGGCAACTACCGGAGCCTTTCCTCCAGCAGCTGGGCAGCTGGGATACCCCGTCCAGGGGCAGCCTGGTTACCCACAGGCCGGCTACGGGCAGCCTGATTACCCACAGCCCGGCTACGGGCAGCCTGGTTACCCACAGGCCGGCTACGCGCCACAAGGCTACCCACAGCCAGGCCCTGGGTTTGTCCCAGATGCCCAGGTGCCCTACGCAGAGGGCTCTTCCCTACCGTACCAGAACAGCCCCCAACAGCCGCTCACTCACTCGGGTG GACCAATGGGAGTCCCTGTCTACGGGGATGTGCCCCCATCATACTACGACAATGAAGACTTCACCAACTCTGGCTTTGAGGACAAGACCATCCGTCAAGCTTTCATCCGCAAG GTCTTTATGGTCCTCACAGTGCAGCTGACGGTCACATTCTCCTTTGTGGCCGTATTTACCTTCGTCGACGAAGCTAAGCTGTTTGTTCGCCACAACCCCTGGACGTACTATGCGTCGTACGCCGTTTTCGTCGTGTCTCTCATCGTGCTCAGCTGCTGCGGAGACTTCCGCCGCAAGCACCCCTGGAACCTGGTGGCGCTG TCCATCTTGACCCTTAGCCTGTCGTACATGGTGGGCATGATCGCAAGCTTCTACAACACGGACACCGTCATCATGGCTGTGGGCATCACTGCTGTGGTCTGCTTCACGGTGGTCGTCTTCTCACTGCAG AGCAAGTATGACTTCACTTCCTGCCGCGGCGTGCTCTTTGTCTGCCTGATAGTTCTGCtggtcttctccttcctctgcaTCTTCATTCGCAACAGGATCCTTGACATCGTCTATGCATCCTTGGGGGCCCTTCTGTTCACCTGC TTCCTGGCTGTGGACACCCAGCTGCTTCTAGGTAATAAGAAGATGGCTCTGAGCCCAGAGGAGTACATTTTCGCAGCCCTCAACCTTTACACAGACATCATCAA
- the mapk15 gene encoding mitogen-activated protein kinase 15: MSNKGAGITISEVEEHISLKYEIKRRLGKGAYGIVWKAVDRQTGEVVAVKKIFDAFRNRTDAQRTFREIMFLQEFGDHANIIKLINVIRAQNDKDIYLIFEHMDTDLHAVIKKGSLLKDVHKRYVMYQLLKATKYLHSGNVIHRDQKPSNILLDTDCSVKLCDFGLARSLCQIQEDAGNPTLTEYVATRWYRAPEILLGSSRYTKGIDMWSIGCILGEMLLGKALFPGTSSINQIEKILSAIAHPSPEDIQSIKSEYGASVIQRMLLKPQVPLEEILQPAVPPDALDLVQRLLVFNPDKRLTAGQALQHPYVARFHNPLKEPALGYSVVLSVGDDTQLSVVQYRNKLYEMILERRTTRWLPKPTQPKQIETTSSGTAEAGAGSALGATVGAGVKANPTETNPAAEEKGEKEPVAIDGEGHSDPEEKSLDGNGDGASDVPAGSEVPKPRAPHVALQQTAPQASPTSAQETRQLTYNPITHAPNGFVKSPGGPPHFYRSPGTTSRTPSHQPGTDNAASSESPNAITMSELNLQQGGPAAAAHTRSFSLALTQAQNNPLVRREEPPTAHSGLCVTTARLNQRSQAREARPAHRFSKKVFQTTSNVSGAGDPRAKLGSYSQAYGTINKTQLDNLLQSRP, translated from the exons GCCTACGGCATCGTGTGGAAggctgtagacagacagactggggaGGTTGTTGCTGTGAAGAAGATATTTGACGCCTTCAGAAACAGAACGGACGCCCAG CGTACATTCAGAGAAATCATGTTCCTCCAG GAGTTTGGAGACCACGCAAACATCATAAAGCTCATCAATGTCATCCGAGCACAGAACGACAAGGACATCTACCTAATCTTCGAGCACATGG ACACTGATCTACATGCAGTGATAAAGAAAGGAAGCCTATTGAAGGATGTCCATAAGCGCTACGTCATGTATCAGCTCCTCAAAGCCACCAAGTACCTCCACTCAGGAAACGTCATCCACAGGGACCAGAAG CCCTCCAACATTTTGCTGGACACCGACTGTTCGGTGAAGCTGTGTGACTTTGGACTGGCCAGGTCGCTGTGCCAGATCCAGGAGGATGCTGGGAACCCGACCCTGACTGAATACGTGGCGACACGCTGGTACCGGGCCCCTGAGATCCTGCTGGGCTCCTCGAG GTACACCAAAGGGATCGACATGTGGAGCATAGGCTGCATCCTGGGGGAGATGCTGCTGGGGAAGGCTCTGTTCCCCGGCACGTCTTCCATCAACCAGATAGAGAAGATCCTCAGTGCCATTGCTCATCCTAGCCCAGAGG ACATTCAATCCATTAAGTCTGAGTATGGTGCCAGTGTCATCCAGAGAATGCTGCTAAA ACCCCAGGTGCCTTTGGAAGAGATCCTCCAGCCCGCCGTGCCCCCCGACGCCCTGGATCTGGTCCAGCGCCTGCTGGTGTTCAACCCAGACAAGAGGCTCACCGCTGGGCAGGCCCTCCAACACCCCTACGTGGCCAG GTTCCATAACCCGCTCAAGGAGCCGGCGCTGGGCTACAGTGTGGTGCTGTCGGTGGGGGACGACACGCAACTGTCTGTGGTCCAATATCGCAACAAGCTGTACGAG ATGATTTTGGAGAGAAGGACCACTCGCTGGCTTCCCAAACCGACCCAGCCCAAGCAGATAGAGACCACCAGCTCGGGCACAGCAGAAGCGGGGGCCGGCTCAGCCCTGGGCGCCACCGTCGGCGCCGGGGTCAAAGCCAACCCCACTGAAACAAACCCAGCGGCCGAGGAGAAGGGAGAAAAGGAGCCGGTCGCCATCGATGGAGAGGGACACAGCGACCCGGAGGAGAAGAGTCTAGACGGAAACGGGGACGGTGCGAGCGATGTGCCGGCGGGATCCGAAGTCCCCAAACCCAGAGCGCCACACGTGGCTCTCCAGCAGACGGCCCCGCAGGCGAGTCCAACATCTGCCCAGGAGACGAGGCAGCTCACATACAACCCCATCACGCATGCGCCTA ATGGTTTTGTAAAGAGTCCAGGAGGCCCTCCCCACTTCTACCGCTCCCCAGGGACCACCAGCAGGACCCCTTCACACCAGCCCGGCACTGACAACGCCGCCTCATCAGAGAGCCCCAACGCCATCACA aTGAGCGAGCTGAACCTCCAGCAGGGTGGGCCCGCGGCGGCGGCCCACACTCGCTCCTTCTCCCTGGCCCTGACCCAGGCGCAGAACAACCCTCTGGTCCGCCGGGAGGAGCCCCCCACCGCCCACTCGGGGTTATGTGTCACCACGGCGCGACTG AACCAGCGTTCCCAGGCGCGGGAGGCCCGGCCAGCCCATCGGTTCAGCAAGAAGGTCTTCCAGACCACCTCCAACGTGTCGGGCGCCGGAGACCCCCGGGCCAAGCTGGGCAGCTACTCCCAGGCGTACGGCACCATCAACAAGACCCAGCTGGACAACCTGCTACAGAGCCGTCCTTAA